A window from Malacoplasma iowae encodes these proteins:
- a CDS encoding IS30 family transposase, whose translation MKTYKHLTKEERCLIYFLWNKEKYSMNKIAKILNKNKSTISRELKRNTSSTGIYYSSTAHKKYIRRKSNCHMFFMLKYKNFTDLFIQKFNPKSHGVEATIFWIKENYPLVKVPSARQVFRWINSKIWKIQRRDCLRRKYVKGKRRKIGIFSKIDGKYCIPYSLRPEKINNRKEFGHWEADLIVSKRQSGYYHLLTLVERKTRLAIIRKIKGKNARSMMAKMYTIIRDEKLPIKSITVDNGLEFQMMGITAKQFNFKVYYCQPYSSFQRGSNENINGIVRRWYKKGTDFSLVSEDKIKTLEWKVNNIPRKMFGYKTAYQMYQENI comes from the coding sequence ATGAAAACTTATAAACATTTAACAAAAGAAGAAAGATGCTTAATTTATTTTCTTTGAAATAAAGAAAAATATTCTATGAATAAGATTGCAAAAATCTTAAATAAAAACAAATCAACAATATCAAGAGAATTAAAAAGAAACACATCTTCAACAGGGATTTATTATTCATCAACTGCTCACAAAAAATACATTAGAAGAAAATCAAATTGTCATATGTTTTTTATGTTGAAGTACAAAAACTTCACAGATCTTTTTATTCAAAAATTTAATCCTAAATCTCATGGTGTAGAAGCTACAATTTTTTGAATAAAAGAAAACTATCCGTTAGTTAAAGTTCCAAGTGCTAGGCAAGTATTTAGATGAATCAATAGCAAGATTTGAAAGATACAAAGAAGAGATTGTTTAAGAAGAAAATATGTTAAAGGAAAAAGAAGAAAAATAGGTATATTTTCTAAAATTGATGGAAAATACTGCATTCCTTATAGTCTAAGACCAGAAAAGATAAACAATAGAAAAGAATTTGGACATTGAGAAGCTGATCTAATAGTTAGTAAAAGGCAAAGTGGTTATTACCACTTATTGACATTAGTGGAAAGAAAAACAAGGTTGGCAATTATTAGAAAAATAAAAGGGAAGAACGCTAGATCAATGATGGCTAAAATGTATACCATTATTCGAGATGAAAAACTCCCAATAAAAAGCATCACTGTTGATAATGGGTTAGAGTTTCAAATGATGGGAATAACTGCAAAACAATTCAACTTTAAAGTTTATTATTGCCAACCTTATTCTTCATTCCAAAGAGGGTCCAACGAGAACATAAATGGGATAGTTAGAAGATGATATAAAAAAGGAACTGACTTCAGTTTAGTAAGTGAAGATAAAATAAAAACTCTTGAATGAAAAGTAAACAACATCCCAAGAAAAATGTTTGGTTATAAAACAGCTTACCAAATGTATCAAGAAAATATTTAA
- a CDS encoding transglutaminase-like domain-containing protein yields MKKWKKFKIMMIGSTTLAGLLIVPTVLTSCWSGSNIVTNTPNNPSIVPPGEQPTDPPVIPPTSNPDDSETEKPPVSPPNENQPENPSEENFIKYVDYTLDPNTPEGQEENQQYWITNPNTQNKYILNRWGNAPLPMKDNISKEEAYNYFTYVAINNQIGRSYTFGERKIETDWIANVYIEWLAKNWILYPWISFENHPAYFYTDKNDSTQSFDYEILKKWEGRYPEYFEQNKFYIKKNKFSNSADFITIQSQQRDAYFEMIRLFLTNYYRPGMSDLDKTLAVFNFVMTYISYGDSNNDPYGVYMKHMGVCVHYSFTAAFLLNLIGVPSFMNLAGDLFSHPDVGRPGHAVNWVWIDADNSGKKKWYIMDATYSDYSAETTWPSAFILNDSQSWTYFLEPVSDKLGGNIDYSLKQNSFFEFLNGPWYSPFKNNDVKISPNNDYLNSMGTYQNIKSGFGNKKNSQSRPIWYNKNWYSMVIENQNQIKFYKTSMDNSQKENFDVPESVINELKGLGRLRYSTPFAGTYNDWMAFSVFEKPDYMTETPLNNKWKIFFHNFNDTEWKDTKYLEIPNEVLYTDDSGKQYKTDRAFFQTFFFDNDQICIEYSFKGTNGKTIGSVIKRYDLPDEVKIQNDKYLDSKVVENAKIYYKLIGNTHKIGVENQQITLENKKTYNDYYNNFKSTNNYYNDVMTLKKYSDDFEKSLITGTKNLASGVSSDIYLIDQNAFDEYGYYFDDINPGFDSFYNLSDDQYNTTLKYDIYFSPNANGTYELLAKDLYKPIIKKSYFKKYNEKPDGKYYIKMHNHDDSLVFQTEPFYFAIAEDNNIVSVPEQPLISYTEQLTPYTPKGQTNYFDKFIYNWYDQSYKLTLNYQWSKINSNYDVKVNLKRYDFKNKQLTTLKTWNDRLHREDYIIGKIDDNNKGIYFMDIEVKYNNKPEIYHIYSSFMYMITKKDVDSNNFNEWVNLSNDLKNTIKSEKTKS; encoded by the coding sequence ATGAAAAAATGAAAAAAATTTAAAATAATGATGATAGGTTCAACAACTTTGGCAGGTCTTTTAATTGTGCCAACAGTTTTAACATCGTGTTGAAGCGGAAGTAATATTGTAACAAACACTCCAAATAATCCATCAATAGTGCCACCAGGTGAACAACCAACTGACCCACCAGTTATACCACCAACTAGTAACCCAGATGATTCAGAAACAGAAAAACCACCTGTAAGTCCTCCAAATGAAAATCAACCAGAAAATCCGAGTGAAGAAAACTTTATTAAATATGTAGATTATACCCTTGATCCAAATACTCCAGAAGGTCAAGAAGAAAATCAACAATATTGAATTACTAATCCAAATACACAAAATAAATATATTTTAAACCGTTGAGGAAATGCACCACTTCCAATGAAAGATAACATAAGTAAAGAAGAAGCTTATAATTACTTTACATATGTTGCAATTAACAATCAAATTGGTAGATCATACACTTTTGGTGAAAGAAAAATAGAAACAGATTGAATTGCTAATGTTTACATTGAATGATTAGCAAAAAATTGAATTTTATACCCATGAATCTCTTTTGAAAATCATCCAGCATATTTTTACACAGATAAAAATGATAGCACTCAAAGTTTTGATTATGAAATTTTGAAAAAATGAGAAGGTAGATATCCTGAGTATTTTGAACAAAATAAATTTTATATTAAAAAAAATAAATTTAGTAATTCAGCTGATTTCATTACAATTCAGTCTCAACAAAGAGATGCATACTTTGAAATGATAAGATTGTTTTTAACTAACTATTATCGTCCAGGTATGAGCGATTTAGATAAAACCTTAGCTGTATTTAATTTTGTAATGACATATATTTCATATGGTGATTCAAACAACGACCCTTATGGAGTTTATATGAAACATATGGGTGTTTGTGTTCACTATTCTTTTACAGCAGCATTTTTATTAAACTTAATTGGTGTTCCATCATTTATGAATCTTGCTGGTGATTTATTTTCACATCCAGATGTTGGTCGTCCAGGTCATGCTGTTAATTGAGTTTGAATTGATGCTGATAATTCAGGAAAAAAGAAATGATATATTATGGATGCTACTTATAGTGATTATTCAGCTGAAACAACTTGACCTAGTGCTTTCATTTTAAATGATAGTCAATCATGAACTTATTTCTTAGAACCAGTTTCAGATAAACTGGGTGGAAATATTGATTATAGTCTTAAACAAAATAGCTTTTTTGAATTTTTGAATGGGCCATGATATTCTCCTTTCAAAAACAATGATGTTAAAATTTCACCAAATAATGATTATTTAAATAGCATGGGAACATACCAAAACATCAAATCAGGTTTTGGTAATAAAAAAAATAGTCAGTCAAGACCTATTTGATATAACAAAAATTGATATAGCATGGTAATTGAAAATCAAAACCAAATCAAATTTTATAAAACTTCAATGGATAATTCTCAAAAAGAAAATTTTGATGTTCCAGAAAGTGTAATTAATGAATTAAAAGGTTTGGGTAGATTAAGATATTCTACTCCATTTGCTGGTACTTATAATGATTGAATGGCTTTTTCAGTTTTTGAAAAACCAGATTATATGACAGAAACCCCACTTAATAATAAATGAAAGATATTTTTCCATAACTTCAATGATACAGAATGAAAAGATACAAAATATTTAGAAATTCCAAATGAAGTTCTATATACAGATGATAGTGGTAAACAATATAAAACTGATAGAGCTTTCTTTCAAACATTTTTCTTTGATAATGATCAAATATGTATTGAATATAGTTTTAAAGGGACAAATGGAAAAACAATTGGTTCAGTAATTAAAAGATATGATTTACCAGATGAAGTTAAAATTCAAAATGATAAATATTTAGATTCTAAAGTTGTTGAAAATGCAAAAATTTATTACAAACTTATTGGAAATACACATAAAATAGGTGTTGAAAATCAACAAATAACTTTAGAGAATAAAAAAACATATAATGATTATTACAATAATTTCAAAAGTACAAATAATTATTATAATGATGTAATGACTCTTAAAAAATATTCAGATGATTTTGAAAAATCATTAATTACTGGAACTAAAAACTTAGCAAGTGGTGTTTCATCTGATATATATTTAATTGACCAAAATGCTTTTGATGAATATGGTTATTATTTTGATGACATAAATCCAGGATTTGATAGTTTTTATAATTTATCAGATGATCAATATAATACAACTCTAAAATATGATATATATTTTTCACCTAATGCTAATGGTACATATGAATTATTGGCTAAAGATTTATATAAACCAATAATTAAAAAATCATATTTTAAAAAATATAATGAAAAACCAGATGGTAAATACTATATAAAAATGCACAATCATGATGATTCTCTTGTGTTTCAAACAGAACCATTTTACTTTGCTATAGCTGAAGATAATAATATTGTTAGTGTTCCAGAGCAACCTTTAATTTCATATACTGAACAATTAACGCCTTATACTCCAAAAGGACAAACAAATTACTTTGATAAATTTATTTACAATTGATATGATCAAAGTTATAAATTAACACTTAATTACCAATGATCAAAAATTAACAGTAATTATGATGTAAAAGTTAATTTAAAAAGATATGATTTTAAAAATAAACAACTAACAACATTAAAAACTTGAAATGATCGTTTACATAGAGAAGATTATATAATTGGTAAAATTGATGATAATAATAAAGGTATTTATTTTATGGATATAGAAGTTAAATACAATAACAAACCTGAAATTTATCATATATATTCATCATTTATGTATATGATTACTAAAAAAGATGTTGATTCTAATAATTTCAATGAATGAGTTAACTTATCAAATGATTTAAAAAACACAATTAAATCAGAAAAAACAAAATCATAA
- a CDS encoding ABC transporter permease, with protein MVRKKQRRETSIKPLFIFSLSLIGKKVIVLCGLLAYAIIICLYTSIIPILSEKPPISLFRSSYSTSLLMLLVAAVISIIAVEIFRTPIDDGTELLIVSKPISRKEIVFVKLFIFLLYILLLSLIGTIIASFAFLNSSSSKDDSTTLVLGVLLGTIVNGLLFGSITTILSIYLKKIVSMVISVGISFALLIMTFLGSFTIKSPVAILKDRGYTVTPITILDISKDKKNNDDVLKQTNALFSTGLPDGETLQMAWNKAANVSPYKTFSFFDFGYQLSSLYSLSNPSPDVRSVIGQMSSTSIPIDIEFDESYNILNNPLLTKIKIYNSDLTPKPANDNNQTPEKEIASINLIPLIYDYASINFDKESKDILKLKFSKDFISKHTESYFLNKWEEAWKKYGKTNSSTDSKYVSNDSFLGEKDTLNFLNMYFKEPQNNLNTSNIKNVLTDLCEIQLGGLIKLASQKDLSIQKILNSNEFKTVLAFSEIKIEKKKQDSNTYQKETITKPDIEDYISIKNISTKFQYNGNIYRIDLLCNYGNANSFKNFIKVTTKSLINKNYVIPVWTALSFMVFISAAILYTRRDFA; from the coding sequence ATGGTCCGAAAAAAGCAAAGAAGAGAAACATCAATTAAACCATTATTTATTTTTTCTTTAAGTTTGATAGGTAAAAAAGTTATTGTGTTGTGCGGTTTGTTAGCATATGCAATAATTATATGTTTATATACATCAATTATTCCAATATTATCTGAAAAACCACCTATTTCATTATTTAGAAGTTCTTATTCAACATCTTTATTGATGTTGTTAGTGGCAGCTGTTATTTCAATTATAGCTGTTGAAATATTTAGAACTCCAATAGATGATGGAACTGAGTTGCTTATAGTTAGTAAACCAATAAGTAGAAAAGAAATTGTTTTTGTTAAGCTTTTTATTTTTTTGTTATACATTTTGTTATTGTCATTAATTGGAACAATAATTGCATCTTTTGCTTTTTTAAATAGTTCATCATCAAAAGATGATAGTACTACTTTGGTTTTAGGTGTTTTACTTGGAACAATAGTTAATGGTTTACTTTTTGGTTCTATAACAACTATTTTATCTATTTATTTAAAAAAGATTGTTTCAATGGTGATATCTGTTGGTATTTCTTTTGCATTATTGATAATGACTTTTTTAGGTTCATTTACTATAAAATCTCCAGTAGCTATTTTAAAAGATAGAGGATATACTGTTACTCCAATTACAATTTTAGATATTTCAAAAGATAAAAAAAATAATGATGATGTTCTTAAACAAACTAATGCATTATTTTCAACTGGTTTACCAGATGGTGAAACACTTCAAATGGCTTGAAATAAAGCAGCAAATGTTTCGCCATATAAAACATTTTCTTTTTTTGATTTTGGTTATCAACTATCATCCTTATACTCTTTATCAAACCCTTCACCTGATGTTAGAAGTGTTATTGGTCAAATGTCATCTACAAGTATCCCAATAGATATTGAATTTGATGAATCATATAACATTTTAAATAATCCATTACTTACAAAAATAAAAATTTATAATTCAGATTTAACTCCTAAACCAGCAAATGATAATAATCAAACACCAGAAAAAGAAATTGCATCTATAAACTTAATTCCACTTATATATGACTATGCATCAATCAATTTTGATAAAGAATCTAAAGATATTTTAAAATTAAAATTTTCTAAAGATTTTATTTCTAAACATACAGAAAGTTATTTTTTAAATAAATGAGAAGAAGCTTGAAAAAAATATGGAAAAACAAATTCTTCAACTGATTCTAAATATGTAAGCAATGATTCTTTTTTAGGTGAAAAAGATACTTTGAATTTTTTAAACATGTATTTTAAAGAGCCACAAAATAATCTTAATACATCTAATATAAAAAATGTTTTAACTGATTTGTGTGAAATTCAATTAGGTGGTTTAATAAAATTAGCAAGTCAAAAAGATCTTAGTATTCAAAAAATATTAAATTCTAATGAATTTAAAACTGTTTTAGCATTCTCTGAAATTAAAATAGAGAAGAAAAAACAAGATAGTAACACATACCAAAAAGAAACTATAACAAAACCAGATATTGAAGATTATATTAGTATAAAAAACATAAGTACTAAATTCCAATATAATGGAAATATTTATAGAATAGATTTATTGTGTAACTATGGGAATGCAAATTCATTTAAAAATTTTATTAAAGTAACAACAAAATCTTTAATTAATAAAAATTATGTTATTCCTGTATGAACAGCACTTTCTTTTATGGTGTTTATATCTGCTGCAATTTTATATACAAGAAGAGATTTTGCTTAA
- a CDS encoding type I phosphomannose isomerase catalytic subunit yields MEKIIFLEPFIQETIWGGKRLKEYGYNLPYEKNGEAWIISAIKDKESKIKGINKSLREFYIEKKSFFNNYNGEYPLLVKIIDANDDLSIQVHPDNEYAKNKHGKYGKSECWYILDCKNNSDIVYGHNAKNKAELIDYIKNNKWDNLLKVIKIDKNDFIDVPPGTIHAIKNNTLIYEVQQSSDITYRLYDYDRLSNGKPRELHINDSLNVIYYPQNNLTISKTNTNYDNKIQLLLENQYFKIIKINVNSNLELLFDDAHWVQATVIDGNGFVDNIEIRKGDNFLVAHNSKFKISSQKMTIIISYVPIKK; encoded by the coding sequence ATGGAAAAAATTATATTTTTAGAACCTTTTATTCAAGAAACAATATGAGGGGGGAAAAGATTAAAAGAATATGGGTATAATTTACCATATGAAAAAAATGGTGAAGCTTGAATAATAAGTGCAATAAAAGATAAAGAATCAAAAATAAAAGGAATTAATAAAAGTCTTAGAGAATTTTATATAGAGAAAAAAAGTTTCTTTAACAATTACAATGGAGAATATCCACTTCTTGTTAAAATAATTGATGCAAATGATGATTTGAGCATTCAAGTTCATCCAGATAATGAATATGCAAAAAACAAACATGGAAAATATGGTAAATCTGAGTGTTGATATATTTTAGATTGTAAAAATAATTCTGATATTGTTTATGGTCATAATGCCAAAAATAAAGCTGAATTAATTGATTATATTAAAAATAATAAATGAGATAATCTATTAAAAGTTATAAAAATAGATAAAAATGATTTTATAGATGTTCCACCAGGTACTATTCATGCAATAAAAAATAATACTTTAATTTATGAAGTACAGCAAAGTTCAGATATAACTTATAGGTTATATGATTATGATAGATTATCTAATGGAAAACCTAGAGAATTACACATAAACGATTCTTTAAATGTAATATATTATCCACAAAATAATTTAACAATTTCTAAAACAAATACAAATTATGACAATAAAATTCAATTACTTTTAGAAAACCAATATTTTAAAATTATTAAAATAAATGTTAATTCTAATTTAGAGTTATTATTTGACGATGCACATTGAGTACAAGCAACTGTTATTGATGGAAATGGTTTTGTTGACAATATTGAAATTAGAAAGGGAGATAATTTCTTAGTTGCACATAATAGCAAATTTAAAATATCATCACAAAAAATGACAATTATTATAAGTTATGTTCCAATAAAAAAATAA
- the mutT gene encoding 8-oxo-dGTP diphosphatase MutT — MKKVSVVAAVIYNDKNEILITQRVDGQFNGLWEFPGGKIESNETHKEALIREIKEELNIDINIGDFITTVNYNYPTFELEMYVYKCFIFNGLINLNVHSSYKWISKTELNFIKWVPADIEIIDKLMNNW, encoded by the coding sequence ATGAAAAAAGTTAGTGTTGTTGCAGCTGTTATTTACAATGATAAAAATGAGATTTTAATAACTCAAAGAGTTGATGGTCAGTTTAATGGATTATGAGAATTTCCAGGCGGAAAAATAGAATCAAATGAAACACATAAAGAAGCTTTAATTAGGGAAATCAAAGAAGAACTAAATATTGATATTAATATAGGTGATTTTATAACAACAGTAAATTACAATTATCCAACTTTTGAACTAGAAATGTATGTATATAAATGCTTTATTTTTAATGGATTAATAAATTTAAATGTACACTCAAGTTATAAATGAATTTCTAAAACAGAACTTAATTTCATTAAGTGAGTTCCAGCAGATATTGAAATAATAGATAAATTAATGAATAATTGATAA
- a CDS encoding DNA/RNA helicase domain-containing protein produces MIIYKKTIDEFIKDCDSDCIHAILLKELKERRGLNIGASVKEIESWKQLKKVANILSELNNKENQFVLLEYVIRDCFKRIDLIIIGKDHHENKNLAIVELKGWSTINLFKDSMLLYPNVSYGPCNHPSYEAYDYYQILTNMYVIDEIKFNFYCYSYLPNYEYSNINVLIDKRFSSIIEKSYAFCKNENNKFINILKNHFSNCIDTNDVDILDDLKYKPSKSFSKDLEEECLSIRLYGTQNITYNRIIDTISDLDKTKKKNLFLISGSAGSGKTVVAFKLMTHLRSLSQTTNLILPGPEFREAVKNIFKNKTSKLFIKGANSHDFGNRIDNLIIDEGHKATGRDSARVFYERALKSINKNIITFIDNQQVVNKKGITKDELKELAYKNNWSITELYLSEQFRSGGDISYIDFLKNIIFNEENYQEKFVNEFFDFKILDHSEFNSMYQKMYHKYNIRMVSFWTTRWDLNSLNPTVKIGNEMYIWNPNWQWLQKYKENGNKTSKEIENLCLKLNFNIDKKGPQYIGYFNTVQGYEFDFIFVHIPKLFFLNEKNEIDVDLSQLEMEEMKSQVWSISKIKNEEEKNNKEKLNKLYFLNRLFVNLTRGTKGTFVYIEDDKLRQHFKNKIIIKKEYTYEKS; encoded by the coding sequence ATGATAATTTATAAAAAAACTATTGATGAATTTATTAAAGATTGCGATTCTGATTGCATTCATGCAATTCTTTTAAAAGAATTAAAAGAAAGAAGAGGTTTAAATATCGGAGCTTCAGTAAAAGAAATTGAGTCTTGGAAGCAACTTAAAAAAGTTGCTAATATTTTAAGTGAACTTAATAATAAAGAAAATCAATTTGTTTTACTTGAATATGTGATAAGAGATTGTTTTAAAAGAATCGATTTAATAATTATAGGTAAAGATCATCATGAAAATAAAAATTTAGCAATTGTTGAATTAAAAGGTTGAAGTACAATAAATTTATTTAAAGATTCAATGCTTTTGTATCCAAATGTAAGTTATGGACCATGTAATCATCCATCATATGAAGCATATGATTATTATCAAATATTGACTAACATGTATGTAATTGATGAAATTAAATTTAATTTTTATTGTTATTCATATTTGCCAAATTATGAATATTCAAATATTAATGTTTTAATAGATAAAAGATTTTCATCAATTATTGAAAAATCTTATGCTTTTTGTAAGAATGAAAATAATAAATTTATTAATATATTAAAAAATCATTTTAGTAATTGCATTGATACTAATGATGTTGATATACTTGATGACCTAAAATACAAACCATCAAAAAGTTTTAGCAAAGATTTAGAAGAAGAATGTTTAAGTATAAGATTATATGGAACACAAAATATTACATACAATCGGATAATAGATACAATTAGTGATTTGGATAAAACAAAAAAGAAAAATTTATTTTTAATTTCTGGTAGTGCTGGTTCAGGTAAAACTGTAGTTGCTTTTAAATTGATGACACATTTAAGATCTTTATCACAAACAACAAATTTAATTTTACCTGGTCCTGAATTTAGAGAGGCTGTAAAAAATATATTTAAAAATAAAACTTCAAAATTATTTATTAAAGGTGCTAATTCACATGATTTTGGCAACAGAATAGATAATTTAATAATTGATGAGGGTCATAAAGCAACAGGAAGAGATAGTGCAAGAGTTTTTTATGAAAGAGCTTTGAAAAGCATAAATAAAAACATCATTACTTTTATTGATAATCAACAAGTGGTAAATAAAAAAGGAATAACAAAAGATGAATTAAAAGAATTGGCTTACAAAAACAATTGAAGTATAACTGAACTTTATCTTTCTGAACAATTCAGAAGTGGAGGCGACATATCTTATATTGATTTTTTAAAAAACATTATTTTTAACGAAGAAAACTATCAAGAAAAATTTGTTAATGAATTTTTTGATTTTAAAATTTTAGACCATAGTGAATTTAATTCTATGTACCAAAAAATGTATCATAAATACAATATTAGAATGGTTAGTTTTTGAACAACAAGATGGGATCTTAATAGTTTAAATCCCACAGTAAAAATTGGTAATGAAATGTATATATGAAATCCAAATTGACAATGATTACAAAAATACAAAGAAAACGGTAACAAAACATCTAAAGAAATTGAAAACTTATGTTTGAAGCTCAATTTCAATATAGATAAAAAAGGGCCACAATATATAGGTTATTTTAATACTGTGCAAGGATATGAATTTGATTTTATTTTTGTTCACATACCCAAACTATTTTTTTTAAATGAAAAAAATGAGATTGATGTAGATTTATCCCAGCTAGAAATGGAAGAAATGAAATCACAAGTTTGATCTATATCAAAAATAAAAAACGAAGAAGAAAAAAATAATAAAGAAAAATTAAATAAATTATATTTTTTAAATAGGTTATTTGTAAACTTAACAAGAGGTACAAAGGGCACTTTTGTATACATAGAAGATGATAAATTAAGACAACATTTCAAAAATAAAATAATAATCAAAAAGGAGTATACATATGAAAAAAGTTAG
- a CDS encoding protein NO VEIN domain-containing protein: MNNKDVKLEILKNAFPWIDEVFDLNLNISKSYILYDNTWKVPTFEPQFYGESIYSYIFKNTLDITVKNIEDCFLLKSQAIKKNQETKNINFKNAKSPSNAGNISNLIRVFKVRKQENDKDNINKLTNIRQSYSKEDFINGIEEWINYIINTRSPKESRRFANKWNNYYVNKAKYKTNEIPDDLIEDYISGNELKNPINNLDDYVVSYSDKTNNFEYKNNFQTIAEKLNNEKIGNIGEILCFKYLQENFKNYKIKRTSEINKFANHDITVKDKDDNIVYYVEVKSSSSNSFPRFYLSKNEYNLYRKNKDKYILVFISGINIYQKDEYVPEFVMIKSPEIIVNFDEIGYRDGKLIICPTNYEGLFPIG, encoded by the coding sequence ATGAATAACAAAGATGTAAAACTTGAAATATTAAAAAATGCATTTCCATGAATTGATGAAGTTTTTGATTTAAACTTAAATATATCAAAATCATACATTTTATATGACAATACGTGAAAAGTTCCAACATTTGAACCTCAATTTTATGGAGAATCAATTTATAGTTATATATTTAAAAATACGCTTGATATTACAGTAAAAAATATTGAAGATTGTTTTCTTTTAAAAAGTCAAGCTATTAAAAAAAATCAAGAAACAAAAAATATTAATTTCAAAAATGCTAAATCACCATCAAATGCAGGTAACATTTCAAATTTAATAAGAGTTTTTAAAGTTAGAAAACAAGAAAATGATAAAGATAATATTAACAAGTTAACAAATATTAGACAGTCATACTCAAAAGAAGATTTTATAAATGGAATTGAAGAATGAATAAACTATATTATTAATACTAGATCGCCAAAAGAATCTAGAAGATTTGCTAACAAATGAAATAATTATTATGTCAATAAAGCTAAATACAAAACTAATGAAATTCCAGATGATTTAATTGAAGATTATATAAGTGGTAATGAACTGAAAAATCCAATTAATAATCTTGATGATTATGTTGTTTCTTATTCTGATAAAACAAATAATTTTGAGTATAAAAATAATTTTCAAACTATTGCAGAAAAACTTAATAATGAAAAAATAGGCAATATTGGCGAAATTCTTTGTTTTAAATATTTACAAGAAAATTTTAAAAATTACAAAATTAAAAGAACTTCAGAAATAAACAAGTTTGCCAACCATGATATAACTGTTAAAGATAAGGATGACAACATTGTATATTATGTTGAGGTTAAATCTAGTTCTTCTAATAGTTTTCCAAGATTTTATTTATCAAAAAACGAATATAATTTGTATAGAAAAAATAAAGACAAATATATTCTTGTGTTTATTTCAGGGATAAATATTTATCAAAAAGATGAATATGTCCCAGAATTTGTTATGATCAAATCTCCTGAAATAATTGTTAATTTTGATGAAATTGGTTACCGTGATGGAAAATTGATTATATGCCCTACAAATTATGAGGGTTTATTTCCTATAGGTTAA